Proteins encoded in a region of the Perognathus longimembris pacificus isolate PPM17 chromosome 11, ASM2315922v1, whole genome shotgun sequence genome:
- the Arhgef11 gene encoding rho guanine nucleotide exchange factor 11 isoform X7, with the protein MSVRLPQSIDRLSSLSSLGDSTSERKSPSHHRQPSDTSETTGLVQRCVIIQKDQHGFGFTVSGDRIVLVQSVRPGGAAMKAGVKEGDRIIKVNGTMVTNSSHLEVVKLIKSGAYVALTLLGSSPSSVSVSGLQQDPSLAGAPRITPVIPPPPPPPPLPPPQRITGPKPLQDPEVQKHATQILRNMLRQEEKELQDILPLYGDSSQRPSEGHFSLDSQEADSGLDSGTERFPSVSESLMNRNSVLSDPGLDSPRTSPVIMARIAQHHRRQGSDAPVPPSSDQAVDQSLKPLIIGPEEDYDPGYFNNESDIIFQDLEKLKSHPAHLAVFLRYIFSQADPSPLLFYLCAEVYQQTNSKDSRSLGKDIWNIFLEKNAPLRVKIPEMLQAEIDFRLRNSEDARGVLCEAQEAAMPEIQEQIHDYRTKRTLGLGSLYGENDLLDLDGDPLRERQIAEKQLAALGDILSKYEEDRSTPMGFALNTYMSHAGIRLREVRPSNIAEKTQSAPDKDKWLPFFPKAKKSSNSKKEKDALEDKKRNPILKYIGKPKSSSQSTFHIPLSPVEVKPGNVRNIIQHFENSQQYDAPEPGTQRLSTGSFPEDLLESDSSRSEIRLGRSESLKGREEMKRSRKAENVPRSRSDVDMDAAAEATRLHQSASSSASSLSTRSLENPTPPFTPKMGRRSIESPSLGFCTDVLLPHLLEDDLGQLSDLEPEPDAQNWQHTVGKDVVAGLTQREIDRQEVINELFVTEASHLRTLRVLDLIFYQRMKKENLMPREELARLFPNLPELIEIHNSWCEAMKKLREEGPIIKDISDLMLARFDGPAREELQQVAAQFCSYQSIALELIKTKQRKESRFQLFMQEAESHPQCRRLQLRDLIISEMQRLTKYPLLLENIIKHTEGGTSEHEKLCRARDQCREILKFVNEAVKQTENRHRLESYQKRLDATALERASNPLAAEFKSLDLTTRKMIHEGPLTWRISKDKTLDLHVLLLEDLLVLLQRQDERLLLKCHSKTAVGSSDSKQTFSPVLKLNAVLIRSVATDKRAFFIICTSELGPPQIYELVALTSSDKNTWMELLEEAVRNATRHPVATPTPIHPPPPGPQEPVHQDPSPSRVGLDDSEVYQSKRELEEPPGGTGPQQGTQGKPEKPEQEGSPEKEELRTPSHPSLCPYGENMDIRTRDPVHLALPGPLFMEGLADSALEDVENLRHLILWSLLPGHTTETQAAGEPEDDLTPTPSVISMTSHPWDPGSPGQAPTGGERDSAQVPGPERSHPGQEDEAFCSLAHLPPRTRNSGIWESPELDSSAEQTASAEAAGSYKVVRKAEVSGNKLVPGLPERGQSESEPPEVESGTQATGNCFYVSMPAEPLDSSTDPTGAPTGPRQPDSLPTWHTEPPPQLRDDSRDQRHPSCSPPNLALRDMGMIFRTIEQLTLKLNRLKDMELAHRELLKSLGGESSGGTTPVGSVHTEAARWTDSSLSPPAKEALALDSQNSHELGTCPEDGCDSPPEDSTTDRAASPGP; encoded by the exons GTCTCGTTCAACGCTGCGTCATCATCCAAAAGGACCAGCATGGCTTTGGCTTCACAGTCAGTGGGGATCGCATTGTCCTGGTACAGTCTGTACGGCCTG GAGGTGCAGCTATGAAAGCTGGTGTGAAAGAGGGAGACCGGATTATCAAA GTCAACGGTACCATGGTGACCAATAGTTCACACCTGGAGGTGGTGAAGCTTATCAAAT CTGGTGCCTATGTTGCACTGACCCTCCTGGGTTCTTCACCTTCATCTGTTAGTGTCTCTGGGCTCCAGCAGGACCCATCCCTGGCAGGAGCTCCTCGAATTACTCCTgtgataccaccaccaccaccgcctccACCCCTGCCACCTCCACAACGCATCACAGGACCCAAACCTCTGCAG GATCCTGAAGTTCAAAAACATGCTACCCAGATCCTCAGGAatatgctgaggcaggaggaaaagGAATTACAG GACATACTTCCACTCTATGGTGACAGCAGCCAGAGACCATCAGAAG gcCATTTCTCTCTGGATTCCCAGGAGGCAGACAGTGGCTTGGACTCTGGGACAGAACGCTTTCCCTCTGTCAGTGAA TCATTGATGAATCGGAACTCAGTACTGTCAGACCCTGGACTAGACAGCCCTCGCACCTCCCCTGTGATCATGGCCaggattgcccagcaccacaggcGGCAGGGCTCTGATGCACCAGTCCCCCCATCCAGTGACCAG GCGGTAGATCAAAGCTTAAAGCCTTTAATTATTGGACCAGAGGAAGATTATGACCCCGGTTATTTCAACAACGAG AGTGACATCATCTTCCAGGATCTTGAAAAACTGAAGTCACATCCAGCTCACCTGGCAGTTTTTCTCCGCTATATCTTCTCTCAAGCAGACCCCAGTCCACTG CTTTTTTACTTGTGTGCAGAAGTATATCAGCAGACAAACTCCAAGGATTCCCGAAGCTTGGGAAAAGACATCTGGAATATTTTCCTAGAGAAAAATGCG CCTCTCAGAGTGAAGATCCCAGAGATGTTACAAGCTGAGATTG ACTTTCGCCTGCGGAACAGTGAGGACGCTCGGGGTGTTCTATGTGAAGCTCAGGAGGCAGCCATGCCAGAGATCCAGGAGCAGATTCACGACTACAG AACAAAGCGCACTCTGGGGCTAGGCAGCCTATATGGTGAGAATGACCTGCTAGACCTGGACGGGGACCCTCTGAGAGAGCGTCAAATAGCTGAAAAGCAACTGGCTGCCCTTGGAGATATCTT gtCCAAATACGAGGAAGACAGAAG TACTCCCATGGGCTTTGCTCTAAATACTTACATGAGCCATGCTGGGATCCGCCTTCGCGAGGTACGACCCTCCAATATTGCTGAAAAGACCCAGTCTGCTCCTGACAAGGACAAGTGGCTGCCTTTCTTCCCTAAGGCTAAGAAG AGCAGCaattctaagaaagaaaaagatgcctTGGAGGACAAGAAGCGAAACCCCATTCTCAAGTACATTGGAAAGCCCAAAAGCTCTTCTCAGAGCA cattTCATATTCCCTTGTCCCCTGTGGAAG TCAAGCCAGGCAATGTGAGGAACATCATTCAGCACTTTGAGAACAGCCAACAGTATGATGCCCCAGAACCAGGGACGCAACGACTCTCAACAGGAAGTTTTCCTGAGGATCTGCTGGAGAGTGACAG TTCACGCTCAGAGATTCGCCTGGGCCGCTCTGAGAGCCTCAAGGGCCGAGAAGAGATGAAGCGGTCCCGGAAGGCCGAGAATGTGCCTCGTTCTCGAAGTGATGTTGATATGGATGCTGCGGCCGAGGCCACTCGCCTCCACCAGTCAGCCTCATCCTCTGCCTCCAGCCTCTCTACTAG GTCTCTTGAGAACCCAACCCCTCCTTTCACCCCCAAAATGGGCCGCAG GAGTATTGAGTCCCCCAGCTTGGGGTTCTGCACAGATGttctccttccccacctcctgGAGGATGATCTGGGCCAGCTGTCTGACCTGGAACCAGAGCCCGATGCCCAAAATTGGCAGCACACAGTGGGCAAGGATGTGGTGGCAGGGCTGACCCAGAGGGAGATTGATCGGCAAGAGGTCATCAATG AGCTGTTTGTGACCGAAGCTTCCCACCTGCGCACACTTCGGGTCTTAGACCTCATCTTCTACCAgcgaatgaagaaagaaaacctaaTGCCACGGGAGGAGCTGGCCCGGCTCTTCCCTAACCTGCCAGAACTCATAGAGATTCACA ATTCCTGGTGTGAAGCCATGAAGAAGCTCCGGGAGGAGGGCCCCATCATCAAAGACATCAGTGACCTCATGCTGGCTCGA TTTGACGGTCCTGCTCGAGAAGAACTCCAGCAAGTGGCTGCACAGTTCTGTTCCTACCAGTCAATAGCCCTAGAGCTGATCAAGACCAAGCAGCGCAAGGAGAGCCGATTCCAGCTCTTCATGCAG GAAGCTGAGAGCCACCCTCAGTGCCGGCGACTACAGCTTAGAGACCTCATCATCTCTGAGATGCAGCGGCTCACCAAGTATCCCCTGCTCCTGGAGAACATCATCAAGCACACAGAGG GTGGCACATCTGAGCATGAGAAGCTATGCCGGGCCCGGGACCAGTGCCGGGAGATTCTCAAATTTGTGAATGAAGCAGTAAAGCAGACAGAGAACCGGCACCGATTAGAGAGCTACCAAAAACGTCTGGATGCCACTGCTCTGGAAAGGGCCAGCAATCCTCTGGCAGCAGAATTCAAG AGCCTGGATCTTACAACCAGGAAGATGATCCATGAGGGACCTCTGACTTGGAGGATAAGCAAGGATAAGACCTTGG ACCTCCATGTGCTGTTGCTAGAGGACCTGCTAGTGCTCCTGCAGAGACAGGATGAGCGGCTGCTGCTTAAGTGCCACAGCAAGACAGCCGTGGGCTCCTCAGACAGCAAGCAGACCTTCAGCCCCGTTCTGAAGCTCAATGCTGTGCTCATCCGCTCTGTGGCCACAG ATAAACGGGCATTCTTCATCATCTGTACCTCCGAACTGGGCCCTCCTCAAATTTATGAACTGGTCGCATTGACATCATCAGACAAGAACAC ATGGATGGAACTCTTAGAAGAGGCCGTGCGGAACGCCACCAGGCACCCTGTGGCTACCCCAACACCCATTCACCCCCCACCTCCAGGCCCCCAGGAACCAGTCCATCAGGACCCCAGTCCCAGCAG GGTAGGACTAGATGACTCAGAAGTATACCAAAGTAAGCGAGAACTTGAGGAGCCACCTGGAG GCACTGGACCCCAGCAGGGAACCCAAGGAAAGCCAGAGAAGCCTGAGCAGGAGGGCAGTCCAGAGAAAGAGGAGCTGCGAACCCcttctcacccttccctctgcCCGTATGGAGAGAACATGGACATCAGGACAAGGGATCCTGTCCACctggccctcccaggccctctgTTCATGGAAGGACTCGCTGATTCAGCCCTGGAAGATG tGGAGAACCTGCGACACCTGATCCTCTGGAGCCTGCTTCCAGGTCACACCACGGAGACTCAGGCCGCAGGGGAGCCCGAGGACGACCTGACACCTACTCCTTCTGTCATCAGCATGACCTCTCACCCCTGGGACCCAGGCTCCCCAGGGCAAGCTCCTACTGGGGGtgagagggacagtgcccaagttccAGGGCCAGAGAGAAGCCATCCAGGACAGGAGGACGAAGCTTTCTGTTCTCTAGCACATCTTCCCCCAAGGACTAGGAATTCTGGTATCTGGGAGTCTCCCGAGCTGGATAGTTCAGCTGAACAGACTGCAAGTGCAGAAGCAGCAGGAAGTTACAAGGTTGTGAGAAAAG CTGAGGTGTCAGGCAACAAACTTGTCCCTGGACTACCAGAGCGTGGCCAGTCAGAGTCTGAGCCACCTGAAGTGGAAAGCGGAACACAGGCTACGG GAAACTGTTTTTATGTCAGCATGCCAGCAGAACCCCTGGACTCAAGCACTGACCCTACAGGGGCACCCACAGGCCCCCGACAACCTGACAGCCTCCCTACCTGGCACACAGAGCCTCCACCCCAGCTACGAGATGACAGTAGAGATCAAAGACACCCCAGTTGCTCTCCCCCAAACCTGGCCCTTAGAGACATGGGCATGATCTTCCGTACCATCGAGCAGCTCACCCTCAAACTCAATAGGCTCAAG GACATGGAGCTGGCCCACAGAGAGCTGCTCAAGTCCCTTGGGGGAGAGTCGTCTGGTGGTACCACGCCTGTGGGTAGTGTCCACACAGAAGCAGCCAGATGGACAGATAGCTCCCTCTCACCTCCAGCCAAGGAAGCCCTGGCCTTGGACTCCCAGAACAGCCATGAACTGGGAACCTGTCCTGAGGATG GCTGTGACAGCCCCCCAGAAGACAGCACCACAGACAGAGCTGCGTCACCAGGACCCTAG
- the Arhgef11 gene encoding rho guanine nucleotide exchange factor 11 isoform X9: MSVRLPQSIDRLSSLSSLGDSTSERKSPSHHRQPSDTSETTGLVQRCVIIQKDQHGFGFTVSGDRIVLVQSVRPGGAAMKAGVKEGDRIIKVNGTMVTNSSHLEVVKLIKSGAYVALTLLGSSPSSVSVSGLQQDPSLAGAPRITPVIPPPPPPPPLPPPQRITGPKPLQDILPLYGDSSQRPSEGHFSLDSQEADSGLDSGTERFPSVSESLMNRNSVLSDPGLDSPRTSPVIMARIAQHHRRQGSDAPVPPSSDQAVDQSLKPLIIGPEEDYDPGYFNNESDIIFQDLEKLKSHPAHLAVFLRYIFSQADPSPLLFYLCAEVYQQTNSKDSRSLGKDIWNIFLEKNAPLRVKIPEMLQAEIDFRLRNSEDARGVLCEAQEAAMPEIQEQIHDYRTKRTLGLGSLYGENDLLDLDGDPLRERQIAEKQLAALGDILSKYEEDRSTPMGFALNTYMSHAGIRLREVRPSNIAEKTQSAPDKDKWLPFFPKAKKQSSNSKKEKDALEDKKRNPILKYIGKPKSSSQSTFHIPLSPVEVKPGNVRNIIQHFENSQQYDAPEPGTQRLSTGSFPEDLLESDSSRSEIRLGRSESLKGREEMKRSRKAENVPRSRSDVDMDAAAEATRLHQSASSSASSLSTRSLENPTPPFTPKMGRRSIESPSLGFCTDVLLPHLLEDDLGQLSDLEPEPDAQNWQHTVGKDVVAGLTQREIDRQEVINELFVTEASHLRTLRVLDLIFYQRMKKENLMPREELARLFPNLPELIEIHNSWCEAMKKLREEGPIIKDISDLMLARFDGPAREELQQVAAQFCSYQSIALELIKTKQRKESRFQLFMQEAESHPQCRRLQLRDLIISEMQRLTKYPLLLENIIKHTEGGTSEHEKLCRARDQCREILKFVNEAVKQTENRHRLESYQKRLDATALERASNPLAAEFKSLDLTTRKMIHEGPLTWRISKDKTLDLHVLLLEDLLVLLQRQDERLLLKCHSKTAVGSSDSKQTFSPVLKLNAVLIRSVATDKRAFFIICTSELGPPQIYELVALTSSDKNTWMELLEEAVRNATRHPVATPTPIHPPPPGPQEPVHQDPSPSRVGLDDSEVYQSKRELEEPPGGTGPQQGTQGKPEKPEQEGSPEKEELRTPSHPSLCPYGENMDIRTRDPVHLALPGPLFMEGLADSALEDVENLRHLILWSLLPGHTTETQAAGEPEDDLTPTPSVISMTSHPWDPGSPGQAPTGGERDSAQVPGPERSHPGQEDEAFCSLAHLPPRTRNSGIWESPELDSSAEQTASAEAAGSYKVVRKAEVSGNKLVPGLPERGQSESEPPEVESGTQATGNCFYVSMPAEPLDSSTDPTGAPTGPRQPDSLPTWHTEPPPQLRDDSRDQRHPSCSPPNLALRDMGMIFRTIEQLTLKLNRLKDMELAHRELLKSLGGESSGGTTPVGSVHTEAARWTDSSLSPPAKEALALDSQNSHELGTCPEDGCDSPPEDSTTDRAASPGP, encoded by the exons GTCTCGTTCAACGCTGCGTCATCATCCAAAAGGACCAGCATGGCTTTGGCTTCACAGTCAGTGGGGATCGCATTGTCCTGGTACAGTCTGTACGGCCTG GAGGTGCAGCTATGAAAGCTGGTGTGAAAGAGGGAGACCGGATTATCAAA GTCAACGGTACCATGGTGACCAATAGTTCACACCTGGAGGTGGTGAAGCTTATCAAAT CTGGTGCCTATGTTGCACTGACCCTCCTGGGTTCTTCACCTTCATCTGTTAGTGTCTCTGGGCTCCAGCAGGACCCATCCCTGGCAGGAGCTCCTCGAATTACTCCTgtgataccaccaccaccaccgcctccACCCCTGCCACCTCCACAACGCATCACAGGACCCAAACCTCTGCAG GACATACTTCCACTCTATGGTGACAGCAGCCAGAGACCATCAGAAG gcCATTTCTCTCTGGATTCCCAGGAGGCAGACAGTGGCTTGGACTCTGGGACAGAACGCTTTCCCTCTGTCAGTGAA TCATTGATGAATCGGAACTCAGTACTGTCAGACCCTGGACTAGACAGCCCTCGCACCTCCCCTGTGATCATGGCCaggattgcccagcaccacaggcGGCAGGGCTCTGATGCACCAGTCCCCCCATCCAGTGACCAG GCGGTAGATCAAAGCTTAAAGCCTTTAATTATTGGACCAGAGGAAGATTATGACCCCGGTTATTTCAACAACGAG AGTGACATCATCTTCCAGGATCTTGAAAAACTGAAGTCACATCCAGCTCACCTGGCAGTTTTTCTCCGCTATATCTTCTCTCAAGCAGACCCCAGTCCACTG CTTTTTTACTTGTGTGCAGAAGTATATCAGCAGACAAACTCCAAGGATTCCCGAAGCTTGGGAAAAGACATCTGGAATATTTTCCTAGAGAAAAATGCG CCTCTCAGAGTGAAGATCCCAGAGATGTTACAAGCTGAGATTG ACTTTCGCCTGCGGAACAGTGAGGACGCTCGGGGTGTTCTATGTGAAGCTCAGGAGGCAGCCATGCCAGAGATCCAGGAGCAGATTCACGACTACAG AACAAAGCGCACTCTGGGGCTAGGCAGCCTATATGGTGAGAATGACCTGCTAGACCTGGACGGGGACCCTCTGAGAGAGCGTCAAATAGCTGAAAAGCAACTGGCTGCCCTTGGAGATATCTT gtCCAAATACGAGGAAGACAGAAG TACTCCCATGGGCTTTGCTCTAAATACTTACATGAGCCATGCTGGGATCCGCCTTCGCGAGGTACGACCCTCCAATATTGCTGAAAAGACCCAGTCTGCTCCTGACAAGGACAAGTGGCTGCCTTTCTTCCCTAAGGCTAAGAAG CAGAGCAGCaattctaagaaagaaaaagatgcctTGGAGGACAAGAAGCGAAACCCCATTCTCAAGTACATTGGAAAGCCCAAAAGCTCTTCTCAGAGCA cattTCATATTCCCTTGTCCCCTGTGGAAG TCAAGCCAGGCAATGTGAGGAACATCATTCAGCACTTTGAGAACAGCCAACAGTATGATGCCCCAGAACCAGGGACGCAACGACTCTCAACAGGAAGTTTTCCTGAGGATCTGCTGGAGAGTGACAG TTCACGCTCAGAGATTCGCCTGGGCCGCTCTGAGAGCCTCAAGGGCCGAGAAGAGATGAAGCGGTCCCGGAAGGCCGAGAATGTGCCTCGTTCTCGAAGTGATGTTGATATGGATGCTGCGGCCGAGGCCACTCGCCTCCACCAGTCAGCCTCATCCTCTGCCTCCAGCCTCTCTACTAG GTCTCTTGAGAACCCAACCCCTCCTTTCACCCCCAAAATGGGCCGCAG GAGTATTGAGTCCCCCAGCTTGGGGTTCTGCACAGATGttctccttccccacctcctgGAGGATGATCTGGGCCAGCTGTCTGACCTGGAACCAGAGCCCGATGCCCAAAATTGGCAGCACACAGTGGGCAAGGATGTGGTGGCAGGGCTGACCCAGAGGGAGATTGATCGGCAAGAGGTCATCAATG AGCTGTTTGTGACCGAAGCTTCCCACCTGCGCACACTTCGGGTCTTAGACCTCATCTTCTACCAgcgaatgaagaaagaaaacctaaTGCCACGGGAGGAGCTGGCCCGGCTCTTCCCTAACCTGCCAGAACTCATAGAGATTCACA ATTCCTGGTGTGAAGCCATGAAGAAGCTCCGGGAGGAGGGCCCCATCATCAAAGACATCAGTGACCTCATGCTGGCTCGA TTTGACGGTCCTGCTCGAGAAGAACTCCAGCAAGTGGCTGCACAGTTCTGTTCCTACCAGTCAATAGCCCTAGAGCTGATCAAGACCAAGCAGCGCAAGGAGAGCCGATTCCAGCTCTTCATGCAG GAAGCTGAGAGCCACCCTCAGTGCCGGCGACTACAGCTTAGAGACCTCATCATCTCTGAGATGCAGCGGCTCACCAAGTATCCCCTGCTCCTGGAGAACATCATCAAGCACACAGAGG GTGGCACATCTGAGCATGAGAAGCTATGCCGGGCCCGGGACCAGTGCCGGGAGATTCTCAAATTTGTGAATGAAGCAGTAAAGCAGACAGAGAACCGGCACCGATTAGAGAGCTACCAAAAACGTCTGGATGCCACTGCTCTGGAAAGGGCCAGCAATCCTCTGGCAGCAGAATTCAAG AGCCTGGATCTTACAACCAGGAAGATGATCCATGAGGGACCTCTGACTTGGAGGATAAGCAAGGATAAGACCTTGG ACCTCCATGTGCTGTTGCTAGAGGACCTGCTAGTGCTCCTGCAGAGACAGGATGAGCGGCTGCTGCTTAAGTGCCACAGCAAGACAGCCGTGGGCTCCTCAGACAGCAAGCAGACCTTCAGCCCCGTTCTGAAGCTCAATGCTGTGCTCATCCGCTCTGTGGCCACAG ATAAACGGGCATTCTTCATCATCTGTACCTCCGAACTGGGCCCTCCTCAAATTTATGAACTGGTCGCATTGACATCATCAGACAAGAACAC ATGGATGGAACTCTTAGAAGAGGCCGTGCGGAACGCCACCAGGCACCCTGTGGCTACCCCAACACCCATTCACCCCCCACCTCCAGGCCCCCAGGAACCAGTCCATCAGGACCCCAGTCCCAGCAG GGTAGGACTAGATGACTCAGAAGTATACCAAAGTAAGCGAGAACTTGAGGAGCCACCTGGAG GCACTGGACCCCAGCAGGGAACCCAAGGAAAGCCAGAGAAGCCTGAGCAGGAGGGCAGTCCAGAGAAAGAGGAGCTGCGAACCCcttctcacccttccctctgcCCGTATGGAGAGAACATGGACATCAGGACAAGGGATCCTGTCCACctggccctcccaggccctctgTTCATGGAAGGACTCGCTGATTCAGCCCTGGAAGATG tGGAGAACCTGCGACACCTGATCCTCTGGAGCCTGCTTCCAGGTCACACCACGGAGACTCAGGCCGCAGGGGAGCCCGAGGACGACCTGACACCTACTCCTTCTGTCATCAGCATGACCTCTCACCCCTGGGACCCAGGCTCCCCAGGGCAAGCTCCTACTGGGGGtgagagggacagtgcccaagttccAGGGCCAGAGAGAAGCCATCCAGGACAGGAGGACGAAGCTTTCTGTTCTCTAGCACATCTTCCCCCAAGGACTAGGAATTCTGGTATCTGGGAGTCTCCCGAGCTGGATAGTTCAGCTGAACAGACTGCAAGTGCAGAAGCAGCAGGAAGTTACAAGGTTGTGAGAAAAG CTGAGGTGTCAGGCAACAAACTTGTCCCTGGACTACCAGAGCGTGGCCAGTCAGAGTCTGAGCCACCTGAAGTGGAAAGCGGAACACAGGCTACGG GAAACTGTTTTTATGTCAGCATGCCAGCAGAACCCCTGGACTCAAGCACTGACCCTACAGGGGCACCCACAGGCCCCCGACAACCTGACAGCCTCCCTACCTGGCACACAGAGCCTCCACCCCAGCTACGAGATGACAGTAGAGATCAAAGACACCCCAGTTGCTCTCCCCCAAACCTGGCCCTTAGAGACATGGGCATGATCTTCCGTACCATCGAGCAGCTCACCCTCAAACTCAATAGGCTCAAG GACATGGAGCTGGCCCACAGAGAGCTGCTCAAGTCCCTTGGGGGAGAGTCGTCTGGTGGTACCACGCCTGTGGGTAGTGTCCACACAGAAGCAGCCAGATGGACAGATAGCTCCCTCTCACCTCCAGCCAAGGAAGCCCTGGCCTTGGACTCCCAGAACAGCCATGAACTGGGAACCTGTCCTGAGGATG GCTGTGACAGCCCCCCAGAAGACAGCACCACAGACAGAGCTGCGTCACCAGGACCCTAG